From the Lathyrus oleraceus cultivar Zhongwan6 chromosome 4, CAAS_Psat_ZW6_1.0, whole genome shotgun sequence genome, one window contains:
- the LOC127138137 gene encoding uncharacterized mitochondrial protein AtMg00810-like, translated as MDLPPGFLPPNSSSNTVCKLHKSLYGLKQASRQWFSKLSTALISLGYSHSYADHSLFTKLHNSHFTALLVYVDDIVLTGDDLQEIHSVKRFLDSTFKIKDLGKLKYFLGLEVAQSTQGIFLNQRKYALELLEDSGLLATKPSPTPFDYSLKLHDSDSPPYEDETAYRRLVGQLLYLTTTRPDIAFIVQQLSQLISKPLQVHHSAAIRVLKYLKSAPAKGLFYSYSSTLKLSGFADSDWASCPATRRSVTGYCVFLGTSLPSWKSKKQSTVSRSSSEAEYRALASLTYELQWLQYLFKDLHIPLNQPSSVYCDNKSAIYLAHNPIFHERTKHIEIDCHVIREKIQTDLIHLLPVPSAAQLADVLTKPLPASSFNSLISKLGLLDIHSPACGGLLHDENSDVNNNSI; from the coding sequence ATGGATCTGCCTCCTGGGTTCTTGCCCCCTAATTCTTCTTCTAATACAGTCTGCAAATTACATAAATCCCTATATGGACTAAAACAGGCTAGCCGACAGTGGTTTTCAAAATTATCCACTGCTCTTATCTCCCTTGGATATTCACATTCATATGCTGACCATTCTTTATTCACAAAACTACATAATTCTCATTTCACTGCTCTTCTAGTCTATGTTGACGATATTGTCTTGACAGGTGATGATCTACAGGAAATACATTCTGTCAAACGATTTCTTGATTCCACATTCAAAATCAAGGATCTTGGCAAGCTTAAATACTTCCTTGGATTGGAAGTTGCACAATCCACTCAAGGTATCTTTCTCAATCAAAGGAAGTATGCATTGGAATTGCTTGAGGACAGTGGTTTATTGGCTACAAAGCCTAGTCCAACTCCCTTTGATTACTCCTTGAAACTACATGACAGTGACTCACCCCCCTATGAAGATGAAACAGCCTATAGAAGACTTGTTGGCCAACTGTTATATTTGACTACAACCAGGCCTGATATTGCTTTCATTGTTCAGCAACTTAGTCAACTTATATCTAAGCCATTACAAGTTCATCACTCTGCAGCAATTAGAGTGCTTAAATACCTCAAAAGTGCTCCTGCTAAGGGATTGTTTTATTCTTACTCCTCCACACTCAAACTTTCTGGTTTTGCAGACTCGGATTGGGCAAGTTGCCCTGCTACTCGCAGATCAGTGACTGGTTACTGTGTCTTCCTTGGCACATCTCTGCCGTCTTGGAAATCCAAAAAGCAGTCCACAGTGTCCAGGTCTAGTTCAGAAGCGGAATATAGAGCTTTGGCTAGCTTAACTTATGAACTACAATGGTTACAGTATTTGTTTAAGGATCTTCACATTCCTCTTAATCAACCTAGCTCAGTCTACTGTGATAACAAGAGTGCAATCTATCTTGCTCACAACCCCATTTTTCATGAGAGGACAAAACATATTGAAATTGACTGTCATGTCATTCGTGAAAAAATACAAACTGACCTCATTCACCTCCTGCCAGTTCCTTCTGCTGCACAATTGGCAGATGTACTTACCAAGCCATTGCCTGCTTCCTCCTTCAATTCATTGATTTCCAAGCTTGGTCTATTAGACATTCATAGTCCAGCTTGTGGGGGGCTATTACATGATGAAAATAGTGATGTAAATAATAACTCTATTTAA